In one window of Leptidea sinapis chromosome 31, ilLepSina1.1, whole genome shotgun sequence DNA:
- the LOC126974229 gene encoding mitochondrial inner membrane protease subunit 2 produces MWLKNFFRSVLLGLPIGVTFLDTVGYVARVEGVSMQPVLNPESKNTDYVFLSRWSVRDYKVQRGDIISLVSPKDPNQKIIKRVVGLEGDIISTLGYKNQYVKIPEGHCWVEGDHTGHTLDSNTFGPVSLGLINARALCIIWPPERWQQLHTKLPEHRKPISKLI; encoded by the coding sequence ATGTggcttaaaaatttttttagatCAGTCCTTCTTGGTCTGCCCATCGGCGTAACTTTTTTGGACACGGTTGGATATGTTGCACGGGTCGAAGGTGTATCAATGCAGCCGGTACTCAATCCTGAATCGAAGAATACAGATTACGTGTTCTTATCCCGTTGGTCAGTAAGAGACTATAAGGTTCAAAGGGGTGACATAATATCTCTAGTGTCACCAAAGGATCCGaatcaaaaaattattaaacgcGTTGTTGGATTAGAAGGTGATATTATTAGCACATTGGGATACAAAAATCAATATGTTAAGATACCTGAAGGACATTGTTGGGTAGAAGGTGATCATACAGGCCATACATTAGACAGTAACACATTTGGCCCTGTTTCTTTAGGTCTGATTAATGCTAGAGCTCTGTGTATTATCTGGCCTCCAGAAAGATGGCAGCAATTACATACAAAACTTCCAGAACATAGAAAACCCATAAGTAAGCTCATATGA
- the LOC126974221 gene encoding threonylcarbamoyl-AMP synthase has product MIFLNRIIVSYRFVRCVSIKMKIDKMAPVLPCTEDKSFMKAADHLASGNVIAVPTDTIYGLACSANCPEAIKKLYTIKGRDASKPVAICVTHIDDLRKWGNAAHLSDKLLKNLLPGPVTIVLEKSKFLDNPYLNPTTTKVGIRIPNHEFINRVTELFNMPVALTSANSSNEPSSLSIGEFEHLFCYLGAVFDGGVLNQGMNESRSGSTVIDLSNVGYYKIIRQGISYDKIVKILDTQGLASVV; this is encoded by the coding sequence ATGATCTTTTTAAATAGAATTATTGTGAGCTATAGATTTGTAAGGTGTGTGTCTATAAAGATGAAGATAGACAAAATGGCACCAGTATTACCATGTACCGAAGATAAGTCTTTTATGAAGGCAGCTGATCATTTGGCCAGTGGCAATGTAATTGCTGTTCCCACTGATACTATATATGGCTTAGCCTGTAGTGCAAACTGTCCAGAGgcaataaaaaagttatatacAATTAAAGGTAGAGACGCATCGAAGCCCGTAGCTATATGTGTAACTCACATAGATGACTTAAGGAAATGGGGAAATGCTGCCCATTTAAGTGATAAATTACTCAAAAACCTCTTACCTGGGCCTGTAACAATAGTGttagaaaaatcaaaatttttagaTAACCCTTACCTAAATCCAACAACTACTAAAGTTGGAATAAGAATACCTAATCATGAATTTATAAATAGAGTCACTGAACTATTTAATATGCCAGTTGCACTAACAAGTGCTAATTCTAGTAATGAACCATCATCACTGTCTATCGGGGAATTTGAACATCTATTTTGCTACCTAGGTGCAGTATTTGATGGAGGAGTCTTAAATCAAGGTATGAATGAAAGTAGAAGTGGCTCTACTGTCATTGATTTGTCAAATGTAGGATATTATAAGATAATTCGCCAAGGAATATCATATGataaaattgttaagattttagATACACAAGGACTAGCTAGTGTtgtgtaa
- the LOC126974230 gene encoding DNA-directed RNA polymerase III subunit RPC10 produces the protein MLFCPTCANILMVEECPESGLRYACNTCPYVYNIRRKVSSKTFPKLKELDYIMGGAAAWENVDSTDAVCPKCAHGRAFFMQLQTRSADEPMTTFYRCCNHTCAHNWRD, from the exons atgttattttgccCGACCTGTGCCAATATACTTATGGTAGAGGAATGCCCAGAGTCTGGACTCCGATATGCATGTAATACTTGTCCTTATGTGTACAATATAAGGAGGAAAGTATCATCAAAAACGTTTCCTAAGCTCAAG GAACTGGATTATATTATGGGTGGTGCTGCCGCATGGGAGAATGTAGATTCCACTGATGCAGTTTGCCCCAAGTGTGCACATGGAAGAGCTTTTTTTATGCAACTCCAAACCCGTTCTGCAGATGAGCCCATGACTACATTTTACCGTTGTTGTAATCATACATGTGCACACAACTGGCGTGACTAA